In Chitinivibrionales bacterium, the DNA window ATTATCGAAAAAGACAAGCCTCTTCAAATCGTTGAAGTAAAAGCAGGCGGGAGGGATTTCGGGAGCTCCCTAAAAAAAATCCACACAAAATACGGGCTGCCCGCAATTGCCGTGATAAAAAACTTAAAAAGGGAATATAAAGAAGAAGGCATTCCCGTTATGCCAGCGGCGCAGTATTTGAAGGGGTTGTTTTTGTAAACTGATAGGGAATTTGATTTTTCATGAGCGTCCGGGCTGTCCCCCTGAAAAATTTTAACACCCCACATGCACTCCGGCCCCAGGCCTCGCTCACGAGTTCTTTTTACGGTCCACCCCCAATTGAGAATATAAGGGTATTCCGACCTTTTGTCAACTATGACAATGGGGTTTCCGGGGCTTCTAATCAAGCGGGGTGAAATAAGGGAGTTTTCCAGGCGCAGGTCCGTTTTTTAATATTGTTTTATCCCAATCCCCCAAAGAATCCTTCAAGCCATTTCCCATCCAAATGTATTTTAAAAACAAGAATCCAGACAATACAATCAACGATTACTAATAATCATGGATCTTTTCGAACAGCGCAGCCAGGACATCCTCAGCACAACCGCGCCGCTCGCCGACCGCATGCGGCCGCGCACGCTCGACGAGTTTTTCGGCCAAAGCCACATCGTGGGGCCGGGAAGGCTGCTGCGGCGCGCCATCCAGATCGACCAGCTGTCGAGCCTCATCTTCTACGGCCCGCCCGGCACGGGCAAGACCACGCTGGCGCGCATCATCGCCCACACCACCAAGGCGCAGTTCCTGTCTATCAACGCCGTGCTCGCGGGGGTGCAGGACATCCGCGACGCCATCGACAGCGCGAAGAAGACCCTGTCGCTGTACGGCAAGCGCACCATCCTGTTCATCGACGAGGTGCACCGGTTCAACAAGGCGCAGCAGGACGCGCTGCTCCCCCACGTCGAAAACGGCGTGCTCATCCTCATCGGCGCGACCACCGAAAACCCCTACTTCGAGGTGAACAAGGCCCTTGTGTCGCGCTCGAGAATTTTCCAACTTAAAACCCTCACCGCGAGCGACCTGGCCGCCATCGCGCACGCCGCCCTCGGCGACAAGGAGCGCGGTTACGGCGGCCGCAAAGTCTCCATTGACAAGGACGCACTCGACCACATCGTCGCGGTGGCCAACGGCGACGCGCGCGGCGTGCTCAACGCGCTGGAGCTCGCCGTGGAGACCACCAAACCGGACAAAAGCGGCGCGATCCGCATCATTCGCGAAGTCGCCGAGGACTCCATCCAGCAGAAGGCCGTGCTCTACGACAAGGACGGCGACGCGCATTACGACACGATCTCGGCGTTCATCAAGTCGCTGCGCGGCTCCGATCCCGACGCCGCGCTCTACTGGATGGCGAAAATGGTGTACGCCGGGGAAGACCCGCGCTTCATCTTCCGCCGCATGCTGATTCTCGCATGTGAAGACATCGGCCTCGCGGATCCCCGCGCTCTTTCGGTGGTGGTGGACGCGGCGCGCGCGTTCGACTACGTGGGCCTCCCCGAGGGCAGGTTCCATCTCGCGCACGCGTGCCTGTACCTGGCCACGGCGCCCAAAAGCAATTCGTCCATGGCGTTCTTCGACGCGCTCTCCACGGTTTCGCACGAGACCAAGGACGACGTGCCCGCGCACCTGCAGGATTCCTCCCGCGACAAGGAGGGGTTCGGCCACGGCGAGGGGTACCTGTACCCGCACGCGTTCCGCGACCACTGGGTGGCGCAGCAGTATCTCCCGTCGTCGCTGCAGGGAAAATTCTTCTACCAGCCTTCGGACATCGGGTATGAAAAGGAGATCGGCCTTCGCGTGACGAGGCTGCGCGAGGCGATGGTGGAGGCCATGGCGATTGACGATGAGGATATTTTCGAGGGCGATGCGCAGGACACGCCCGGCCCGCGCCGTTTGTGGGTTAAGCGCACGCGCGGCGGCGATACGCTCTCGGCGGCACGCGAAAAGATTTTCGAGGCCGCCGCGCCCGGCCGCGACAGCCTGGTGCTCGACCTGCACGCCCGCACCGGACTCCTCACCTTCGAGGCACTGCGCCTTTCGCCTGAAGGCAGCGTGTGGGCGCTCGCGCATGACGAAAAGGAATTCGACACCGTGGTGAAGATGGCGGCCCAGTACGAGCTGTTAAAACGCCCGACGGTACTGCTTACCTCCATGGATAAGTTCGACGCGGACATAAAAAAATCTGCCGGGCAGAACGTGGCGTTCGACGCGATCATCGGCAGGAACATCATCGCGGCCGAGCGGGACAAGCCGGCGCTTGT includes these proteins:
- a CDS encoding AAA family ATPase, with amino-acid sequence MDLFEQRSQDILSTTAPLADRMRPRTLDEFFGQSHIVGPGRLLRRAIQIDQLSSLIFYGPPGTGKTTLARIIAHTTKAQFLSINAVLAGVQDIRDAIDSAKKTLSLYGKRTILFIDEVHRFNKAQQDALLPHVENGVLILIGATTENPYFEVNKALVSRSRIFQLKTLTASDLAAIAHAALGDKERGYGGRKVSIDKDALDHIVAVANGDARGVLNALELAVETTKPDKSGAIRIIREVAEDSIQQKAVLYDKDGDAHYDTISAFIKSLRGSDPDAALYWMAKMVYAGEDPRFIFRRMLILACEDIGLADPRALSVVVDAARAFDYVGLPEGRFHLAHACLYLATAPKSNSSMAFFDALSTVSHETKDDVPAHLQDSSRDKEGFGHGEGYLYPHAFRDHWVAQQYLPSSLQGKFFYQPSDIGYEKEIGLRVTRLREAMVEAMAIDDEDIFEGDAQDTPGPRRLWVKRTRGGDTLSAAREKIFEAAAPGRDSLVLDLHARTGLLTFEALRLSPEGSVWALAHDEKEFDTVVKMAAQYELLKRPTVLLTSMDKFDADIKKSAGQNVAFDAIIGRNIIAAERDKPALVKRMLALLAKDGCIALAETVHSQGQRLSSLLTFRNLPQNAISRFAKAEERLFADKGDALVNWDPASLEKQCAAQFPCVFTVQTIAPAGRRRITPGMVDHWFRPRTEGGRTPLGARLEEEFGKKAAAEIKKQIHGQLDNTDIPWKTSIAIMRIFAARA